The nucleotide sequence AATGCGTTTAAGCTGTTGTTTTTGGCTTCAGTCAATCTTATTTGCATTTGGGCTAAATCGAAACTGGAGATTGTACCAGCTTTAAATCTTTCCAATGAAATGTTGTAACTTTTTTCGGCAATTTCAACCGTTTTACTTAAAACTTCGACACGCGCTTTAGCTGAATTTAAACTATTAATTGCCGAGATGACTTCGTTTCTAATATTCTTCTTTAAATTTTCATAAACAAGCTGACTTATTTTATAATTTGCTTCGGCGGCTTCTACTTGTTTATTGTTTTGCCCCCAATCCCAAATTGGGATTGACAAATTTAAACCAATGTTAATATCATCCAAAAGATCAGCGTATAGGCTTGAGAATTTTTCGTCATTTTTGCTCAAACCATACCTTGCCACCAGATCTGCTTTTATTTGTCTTCGTGAATCTATTTCTTCAACGTTAAGCTGTGAAAGATATATTTCACTTTGTTGATTTAAAAGATCCGGCCGGTTATTTATTGCGCTCTCAATTGCTTTTTCTTCATCAACTAAAATAGGTAAATACTGAAGATTGGATATTATTTCAATTTTATCGTCTAATTCCAATCCAATAAGCAGCTTAAAATTTGCGAGGTCTTCTTCATATGATCTTTGCGAATTAAGAAGTTCATTTTTACTTGAAGCCAAATCAACTTCCAACTGAAGAGCTTCTACTTCTGCAATTAATCCAGCAATTAATTTATTTTTAGCGGTTAAATACGACTCTTCATTTTGCTTAACTTTTTCTTCAAGTATTTTTACGTTTTCTTTAATTTTATAAAGATTGTAAAAAGCCGATTTAACATTAAAAATTAAATTTTGTTCTGACTCATTAAAATGTCTTTTGGCATTTTCCAAATTTATTTCTGCTCGTTCCAAATTTGCGCTTTGTGTGTTAAAAGTAAATAGCGGCTGCTGAAGTGAAATGCTTACATTTGTAAAATAATCTTTTGTAGTTATAATATTTGTTCCAAATTGTTCTCTTCCAAATAGTCTTCCAGTTAAATTAATATTCCCGTTTGTAAATATTATCGGCTGTGACAAACTTAATCTTCCTTCAACTCTTGTACTTCCCAATTCAAAGAAATCTTCCCTGCTTAATAACGGATTAAATTGGCTTGATAAACTTTTTGAATAGGTAGGAATATCAAATTCCAGATCTAATTGAGAAAATAGTCCGGCTTTAAATGCTTCTAAATTTTTCTGCGAAGAAATCAATGAGTAATTCGCGTTTTGAATTCCAAAGCTTTTCTGCAGCGCAACAGAAATTGATTTCTCAAGGTCATATATTTCCTGCGCAAAATAATTATGAAAA is from Ignavibacteriota bacterium and encodes:
- a CDS encoding TolC family protein, translated to MKKFYTVIFIALTFHNYFAQEIYDLEKSISVALQKSFGIQNANYSLISSQKNLEAFKAGLFSQLDLEFDIPTYSKSLSSQFNPLLSREDFFELGSTRVEGRLSLSQPIIFTNGNINLTGRLFGREQFGTNIITTKDYFTNVSISLQQPLFTFNTQSANLERAEINLENAKRHFNESEQNLIFNVKSAFYNLYKIKENVKILEEKVKQNEESYLTAKNKLIAGLIAEVEALQLEVDLASSKNELLNSQRSYEEDLANFKLLIGLELDDKIEIISNLQYLPILVDEEKAIESAINNRPDLLNQQSEIYLSQLNVEEIDSRRQIKADLVARYGLSKNDEKFSSLYADLLDDINIGLNLSIPIWDWGQNNKQVEAAEANYKISQLVYENLKKNIRNEVISAINSLNSAKARVEVLSKTVEIAEKSYNISLERFKAGTISSFDLAQMQIRLTEAKNNSLNALIDYNLSLADLERKTYLNLQ